In Sebaldella termitidis ATCC 33386, one DNA window encodes the following:
- a CDS encoding ORF6N domain-containing protein, which produces MNKMILINNTSIIAKEYSEERVITAWDIAKLHKREIREINQNFKHIKDRLKYGEDYYVVSRDFAESNQMIQEFLPNNVREIILFTETGYLMLVRTLNDDLSWKIQKSLIKTYFTLKKIEALTVEDMIIMQANEVKAVKTKVEVLEDKINNQIRKKNKNEKGVFLTKFKIKSKTYSIQTSKNYTKYFKQEKTLAKYLNENGWKIYTENKS; this is translated from the coding sequence ATGAACAAGATGATACTTATAAACAATACATCAATAATAGCAAAAGAATATTCGGAAGAAAGAGTTATAACTGCATGGGATATTGCAAAACTTCACAAAAGAGAAATAAGGGAAATAAATCAAAATTTTAAACATATAAAAGATAGACTCAAATATGGTGAAGATTATTATGTGGTTTCCAGAGATTTTGCTGAATCAAATCAGATGATTCAGGAATTTTTGCCAAATAATGTCCGGGAAATAATACTTTTTACAGAAACAGGGTATCTGATGTTGGTGAGAACACTTAATGATGATCTAAGTTGGAAAATACAAAAATCTTTGATAAAAACATACTTTACATTGAAAAAAATCGAAGCTTTGACAGTTGAAGACATGATCATAATGCAAGCTAATGAAGTAAAAGCAGTAAAAACTAAAGTAGAAGTACTTGAAGATAAAATAAATAATCAGATTAGGAAAAAGAATAAAAATGAAAAAGGAGTTTTTCTTACTAAATTTAAAATAAAATCAAAGACTTACTCCATTCAAACCAGTAAAAATTATACAAAATATTTCAAGCAGGAAAAAACGCTTGCCAAATACTTAAATGAAAATGGTTGGAAAATATATACTGAAAATAAAAGCTAG
- a CDS encoding YopX family protein has protein sequence MDKLRVWIEKKKLLGEVREVNYIDKIVWVVGQWGGFRSEDAIFMKPLMKKDITGKDIFEGDIIQFHDNDGNAGRMIVKYGELEHMVLSKYNQTLKKVKMWGFYFEVSDEDKKVLWRAENDDRTENDIEKEIKIVGNIYENKS, from the coding sequence ATGGATAAATTAAGAGTTTGGATAGAAAAGAAAAAATTATTAGGTGAAGTAAGAGAGGTAAATTATATTGATAAAATAGTCTGGGTAGTAGGTCAATGGGGTGGATTCCGTTCAGAAGATGCAATCTTTATGAAGCCATTAATGAAAAAAGATATAACAGGCAAAGATATATTTGAGGGTGATATTATTCAGTTTCATGATAATGACGGAAACGCCGGAAGAATGATAGTAAAATATGGTGAACTAGAACATATGGTATTGTCGAAATATAATCAAACACTTAAAAAAGTAAAAATGTGGGGTTTTTACTTTGAAGTATCTGATGAAGATAAAAAAGTACTTTGGAGGGCTGAAAATGATGATAGGACAGAAAATGATATTGAAAAAGAAATAAAAATTGTAGGGAATATATATGAAAATAAAAGCTAA
- a CDS encoding putative HNHc nuclease, giving the protein MDKLKTGIFQYDGESNELKLYWNVQSIPKPSDLKLQTEILTNTPIKLIPQLRLSLDQMRLIKVLTSEYGAILGYEQPEMQEILRDEFCELYEFEWFSTSPYKTEACTLEVATKFIDFIINHAIIVNNIYLYVIDKKEKRAIPCREYVSDFYSYVVACYLNKKCVVCGQRHEYEQGYIVDFDHADKVGTLGARKYDDGLQLRGWTLCRKHHQQREATPLLDFMEYWHIAPIKLSPTLVAIGQKLYPEQFKAFDIEKHRPHVRLEVQEFVQKNKGKLFRQGIAYA; this is encoded by the coding sequence ATGGATAAATTAAAAACAGGGATATTTCAGTATGATGGAGAGAGTAATGAGCTGAAATTATACTGGAATGTTCAAAGTATACCAAAACCAAGTGACTTGAAGCTACAAACTGAAATACTCACAAATACACCAATTAAATTAATTCCTCAGTTGAGATTAAGTTTAGATCAAATGAGATTAATAAAAGTTCTGACAAGTGAATATGGGGCTATATTAGGTTATGAACAACCTGAAATGCAAGAAATTTTAAGGGATGAATTTTGTGAATTATATGAGTTTGAATGGTTTAGTACATCACCATACAAAACAGAGGCTTGTACATTGGAAGTGGCTACTAAATTTATAGATTTTATTATTAATCATGCAATTATAGTCAATAATATATATTTATATGTAATTGACAAAAAAGAAAAAAGAGCGATTCCGTGTAGAGAATATGTAAGTGACTTCTATAGTTATGTTGTAGCATGCTATTTAAATAAAAAATGTGTGGTATGTGGTCAAAGACATGAATATGAACAAGGGTATATAGTTGATTTTGACCATGCGGATAAGGTAGGAACTCTAGGAGCAAGAAAATATGATGACGGATTACAATTAAGAGGGTGGACATTATGCAGGAAGCATCACCAGCAAAGAGAAGCCACTCCGCTATTGGATTTTATGGAATACTGGCACATAGCACCAATTAAATTAAGTCCTACTTTAGTAGCAATAGGACAAAAACTATATCCTGAACAATTCAAAGCTTTTGATATTGAAAAGCATAGACCGCATGTCAGATTAGAAGTTCAGGAGTTTGTTCAAAAAAATAAAGGGAAGTTATTCCGTCAAGGGATAGCGTATGCATAG